One genomic segment of Pseudoalteromonas sp. GCY includes these proteins:
- the bcp gene encoding thioredoxin-dependent thiol peroxidase gives MNTLKVGDQAPLFSLQNQNDETVELATLLKSHQVLVYFYPKALTPGCTVQAENLRDHKAELAELNTVAVGISPDPVKKLKNFENKKELNFDLLSDEDHAVADEFGVWGLKKFMGKEYDGIHRLSFLVGQDGTIKHVFNKFKTKDHHEVVINHLKEQA, from the coding sequence ATGAATACTTTAAAAGTTGGTGATCAAGCGCCACTATTTTCACTGCAAAACCAAAACGACGAGACCGTTGAACTTGCTACTTTATTAAAGTCTCACCAAGTTTTAGTCTATTTTTATCCTAAAGCATTGACCCCTGGCTGTACGGTTCAGGCCGAAAATCTACGCGACCACAAAGCTGAACTGGCTGAATTAAACACCGTAGCCGTTGGCATTAGTCCAGATCCTGTGAAAAAGTTAAAGAACTTTGAAAACAAAAAAGAGCTCAACTTTGACTTACTTTCGGATGAAGACCACGCGGTAGCCGATGAATTTGGTGTGTGGGGACTAAAGAAATTTATGGGTAAAGAATATGATGGCATTCATCGCCTATCTTTCTTAGTCGGTCAAGACGGTACCATCAAGCACGTGTTCAATAAGTTTAAAACCAAAGATCACCATGAAGTCGTGATTAACCACTTAAAAGAACAAGCTTAA
- a CDS encoding glycine cleavage system protein R, with protein sequence MTMHANHQLVLTAIGEDRSGIVGELTQLVSDCNCNIIDSRIAILGNEFTFIMLLAGDMASISRVEHTLPAKGMELGLLTMMKRTSSHQQGEYSAGYTLEYEGLDTPGTLSKVTRYFAAQGVNICSLKSDTFEQEDELHMRCELEFNIPVDVDIDNFKVQFEDLSHSLNVDYIFRRIR encoded by the coding sequence ATGACCATGCATGCAAACCATCAACTTGTCTTAACCGCAATAGGAGAAGACAGATCTGGTATTGTTGGCGAATTGACACAGCTTGTGAGTGACTGCAACTGTAATATTATCGACAGTCGTATCGCAATATTGGGAAATGAATTTACCTTTATTATGTTACTCGCCGGTGACATGGCGTCTATTAGTCGTGTAGAACATACCTTACCAGCAAAAGGGATGGAACTCGGTCTCTTAACCATGATGAAACGCACGTCGAGCCATCAGCAAGGCGAATACAGTGCAGGTTATACATTGGAATATGAAGGACTAGATACTCCCGGTACACTCAGCAAAGTAACGCGCTATTTTGCAGCACAAGGAGTGAATATTTGTTCACTGAAGTCAGATACCTTTGAGCAAGAAGACGAGCTACATATGCGCTGCGAGCTTGAGTTCAATATTCCAGTGGATGTGGATATTGATAACTTTAAAGTTCAGTTCGAAGATCTTTCTCACTCCTTAAACGTAGACTATATATTTAGACGCATTCGCTAA
- the bamC gene encoding outer membrane protein assembly factor BamC, whose product MQYWIPKSLVLGIAVSLSGCSIFTNDAHHERNYRANAPVKAPEGLAQPYRDPEFAMPVGQYENTAEPVSYRAPQQVLTVAQGSWVEQGEDAARIFFDKNDGIEDLPAFIWRAVDGVVAMHNAGLESDNKTQGSVTTTWYSLIKPKDGWFWEEAAEPSKQKFKFTVEQKEHQRTASIRAELVDYQGDGELTALQKNHLEVRALNEVVSEFDYQYRLLQVEMRKRQGVLALELGFDKNGDSALLTEKGQEAVLDRFSNFLERSNFTVVRVDREKQEVLVRYEAPESSVWDSIWGEEAIVLPIDNGDYTIKIAQAQDTRTSITWKDSEGNVLDANTMNNLHQALITLLRQKGLTI is encoded by the coding sequence GTGCAGTATTGGATCCCAAAATCACTGGTTCTTGGAATTGCCGTGAGTCTAAGCGGCTGTAGTATTTTCACAAACGATGCACATCATGAAAGAAATTATCGTGCAAACGCACCGGTGAAAGCCCCTGAAGGCTTGGCTCAGCCTTATCGAGACCCAGAATTTGCAATGCCAGTTGGCCAATATGAAAATACAGCTGAGCCGGTAAGCTATCGTGCACCGCAACAGGTATTAACGGTTGCGCAAGGCAGTTGGGTAGAGCAGGGTGAAGACGCTGCAAGGATCTTTTTTGATAAAAATGACGGTATAGAAGATTTACCAGCATTTATTTGGCGTGCTGTGGATGGGGTTGTGGCGATGCATAATGCCGGTCTTGAAAGCGATAACAAGACGCAAGGCTCGGTGACTACAACTTGGTATTCACTGATCAAGCCTAAAGACGGCTGGTTTTGGGAAGAAGCGGCAGAGCCATCTAAGCAAAAGTTTAAGTTTACTGTAGAGCAAAAAGAACATCAGCGTACGGCGTCAATTCGAGCGGAATTAGTAGATTATCAAGGCGATGGTGAGTTAACTGCGCTTCAGAAAAACCACCTCGAAGTTCGGGCACTGAACGAAGTCGTTTCAGAATTTGACTATCAATATCGTCTACTGCAAGTTGAAATGCGTAAGCGCCAAGGTGTACTGGCACTTGAACTTGGGTTTGACAAGAATGGTGATTCGGCGCTACTGACTGAAAAAGGTCAAGAAGCGGTGCTTGATCGCTTCTCAAACTTCCTCGAAAGAAGTAACTTTACGGTTGTCCGTGTCGATAGAGAAAAGCAGGAAGTTTTGGTCCGTTACGAAGCGCCTGAAAGCAGCGTTTGGGACTCTATTTGGGGTGAAGAAGCGATTGTGTTGCCAATTGACAATGGTGATTACACGATAAAGATCGCTCAAGCGCAGGATACGCGTACTTCAATTACCTGGAAGGATAGCGAAGGTAACGTACTTGATGCAAACACCATGAATAACCTGCATCAAGCCTTGATCACTTTGCTTAGGCAAAAAGGTCTAACAATCTAA
- a CDS encoding YjiH family protein, whose amino-acid sequence MTESTMTPRSTLQTWFAFIVPSLIGIFLFMTPVAVGEAMTIPIAVMAKWLQAQVAPFIKDMIVAIVCITGIMSLVMKLLRPQALLKITIIKHLFDVSWVWLITRLVGMVFIVLTFNGVGPEAIHSENTGALVLNDLLPVLFSVFILAGLLLPLLLNFGLLEMVGTLLTKVMRPLFGVPGRSAVNCVASWLGDGSVGILMTARQYEDKHYTQREAAIIGTTFSAVSITFCLVVIGQVKLEHLFAPFYLTVCAAGFVAAIIVPRLPPLRFKKDIYVDGSDHNQDSEAVPEGKGLLGHSLDIALAKAKTAPGLKGTLEEGLHNALDMVFAVLPVVMAVGTFALIIAEYTPVFQYLGTPFVPYLELLNVAEAEKAAQTIVVGFADMFIPSILAAGSIESDTTRFIVAAMSVTQLIYMSEVGALLLGSKIPVNLWELFLIFILRTLITLPVIVFMAKWLVG is encoded by the coding sequence ATGACAGAGAGCACTATGACACCACGCTCCACCTTACAAACGTGGTTTGCGTTTATCGTACCGTCATTGATTGGTATCTTTTTATTTATGACGCCAGTGGCGGTAGGGGAAGCAATGACTATCCCAATCGCTGTTATGGCGAAGTGGTTACAAGCGCAAGTCGCTCCTTTTATTAAAGACATGATTGTCGCAATAGTATGTATTACCGGGATCATGAGTTTGGTGATGAAGCTCCTAAGACCCCAAGCGCTATTAAAAATAACCATAATAAAGCACTTATTTGACGTTAGCTGGGTTTGGTTGATAACCCGACTAGTTGGCATGGTGTTTATTGTGCTTACCTTCAATGGTGTTGGTCCAGAAGCGATCCATTCAGAAAACACAGGAGCATTAGTGCTAAATGACTTGTTACCTGTACTCTTTTCTGTCTTTATTCTTGCCGGCTTGTTACTGCCATTACTACTTAACTTTGGTCTACTTGAGATGGTTGGCACACTCTTGACCAAAGTGATGCGCCCGCTATTCGGTGTGCCTGGTCGTAGCGCGGTAAACTGTGTTGCTTCTTGGCTTGGCGACGGTAGCGTAGGTATCTTGATGACTGCTCGCCAATATGAGGATAAGCACTATACACAACGAGAAGCGGCTATCATCGGCACCACATTCTCTGCGGTTTCCATTACTTTCTGTTTAGTTGTTATTGGTCAAGTTAAACTCGAACACCTGTTTGCTCCTTTTTACCTTACCGTATGTGCAGCTGGCTTTGTTGCAGCGATCATAGTGCCACGCTTACCACCGCTAAGGTTCAAAAAGGATATCTATGTAGATGGTAGCGATCACAATCAGGATTCGGAAGCGGTGCCAGAAGGAAAAGGCCTGTTAGGTCATTCTTTGGATATTGCACTTGCTAAGGCTAAAACGGCACCAGGGCTTAAAGGAACATTAGAAGAAGGCCTGCACAATGCGTTAGATATGGTATTTGCTGTACTTCCCGTGGTTATGGCAGTTGGTACTTTTGCCCTGATCATCGCAGAATACACCCCTGTATTTCAATATTTAGGTACACCTTTCGTTCCTTACCTCGAGCTACTCAATGTGGCAGAAGCCGAAAAAGCAGCACAGACGATAGTGGTAGGCTTTGCTGATATGTTTATTCCGTCAATCCTTGCTGCTGGCTCTATTGAAAGTGATACCACCAGATTTATCGTTGCCGCAATGAGTGTTACCCAGTTAATTTACATGTCTGAAGTTGGGGCATTACTGCTTGGTAGCAAAATCCCAGTGAACTTGTGGGAGCTATTCCTAATCTTTATTTTAAGAACGCTCATTACCTTACCTGTTATCGTCTTTATGGCGAAATGGTTAGTTGGCTAA